Proteins co-encoded in one Metabacillus sp. KUDC1714 genomic window:
- a CDS encoding GGDEF domain-containing protein, with translation MLKDLFVHLCIMIAFLFVGGSIFKNNPYEISLINKMIFGVFTGILGSLLMIFSIQVESETIIDLRHIVMIVSAIFGGFVSSIITSTLIAISRLLFLDINTEVIIVSIAIIFVGAIIGFISSLKISKSKQWIFMVVISTFIFSIILYFRIRHLDYFNIILFNYWGLSIFGGIITYILVNYISRSNYLNYEYKKQATVDFLTGLKNTRQFDLILSNLMADAKIQRKNIGLLYIDIDYFKQINDSYGHQAGDSILHEVGSILIASIREHDNVFRNGGEEFSVILLDMNLEKSIEIAENIRTKIEKHPFLLPNNLTIHITFSIGVTTSQAVGDTPQNIVKRADDALYSAKSKGRNQVCWSLAKEERDHPNRYNLSAKDRYKKHKKFITTR, from the coding sequence TTGCTAAAAGATTTATTTGTTCATTTGTGTATAATGATCGCTTTTTTGTTCGTTGGTGGCTCTATTTTTAAAAATAATCCGTATGAGATTAGTCTGATAAATAAAATGATATTTGGTGTTTTTACTGGAATTCTAGGCTCTCTATTAATGATTTTTAGCATCCAGGTAGAGTCGGAAACGATTATTGATTTACGTCATATTGTAATGATTGTTTCTGCTATCTTTGGTGGATTCGTATCAAGTATCATCACGTCAACTCTTATTGCTATAAGTAGGTTATTATTTTTAGATATTAATACTGAGGTAATAATCGTGTCGATTGCAATTATTTTTGTCGGAGCAATAATTGGCTTCATTAGTAGCCTAAAGATCTCTAAAAGTAAACAGTGGATTTTTATGGTTGTTATTAGCACATTTATCTTTTCAATCATCTTATATTTCCGCATCAGACATTTAGACTATTTCAATATTATTCTCTTTAATTATTGGGGTTTGTCCATTTTTGGTGGAATTATTACCTACATTCTTGTTAACTATATAAGCCGATCAAATTATTTGAATTATGAATACAAAAAACAAGCTACTGTTGACTTCTTAACAGGCTTAAAAAATACTCGTCAATTTGATTTAATCTTATCTAATTTGATGGCAGATGCAAAAATTCAACGTAAAAACATAGGGCTACTTTATATAGATATTGATTATTTTAAACAAATAAATGATAGCTACGGACATCAAGCAGGTGATTCTATCTTACATGAAGTAGGATCAATTTTAATAGCTTCGATACGTGAACATGATAATGTATTTCGAAATGGAGGAGAGGAATTTTCAGTAATACTTCTCGATATGAATCTTGAAAAGTCGATAGAAATAGCAGAAAATATCCGCACCAAAATTGAAAAGCATCCATTCCTTTTACCTAATAACTTGACAATACACATTACTTTTTCTATAGGTGTCACTACTAGTCAAGCGGTTGGGGATACTCCACAAAATATAGTGAAACGTGCGGATGATGCATTATATAGTGCCAAATCAAAAGGAAGAAATCAAGTTTGTTGGAGTCTAGCTAAAGAAGAACGAGATCATCCGAACCGATATAATCTTTCTGCTAAGGATCGCTATAAAAAGCATAAAAAATTCATAACCACTCGATGA
- a CDS encoding F390 synthetase-related protein, translating into MNKLNLVKQYVLTKYGRRFSSKEELQRFQQQKIKKQLSFVLRHSAFYREFYEDFQNELQENHWESLPIIDKSIMMNHFDDFNTVGIKMKRALEIAFEAERTRDFTAKIADISIGLSSGTSGNRGVFLVSDKEAEMWAGAVLAKLLPGSLIEKQKIAFFLRANNNLYSTTENGRITFQFFDLLDDFSTHIHRLNELKPTIIIAPPSMLRKLAEWQIEDKILIRPIKIVSVAEVLEDLDKRFIEKVFQQTLHQVYQCTEGFLAATCSHGTLHMNEDLVAVQKEYLDEEKGIFVPILTDFTRTTQPIIRYRLNDILIERKAPCPCGSHFLALERIDGRCDDLFYGFKKVGGDVGVLFPDFIRRAIMLASDHILEYKVTQKDLKTIEVKLKVNASSETVKEAVISEITKLWNQNRLVVPDIHFLPYDLIPSDKKRKRIENAMRGHFDGKIV; encoded by the coding sequence ATGAATAAGCTTAATTTAGTGAAACAATATGTGTTAACCAAATACGGTAGAAGATTTTCATCCAAGGAGGAATTGCAACGCTTTCAGCAACAGAAAATTAAAAAGCAATTATCATTTGTGTTAAGGCATTCGGCTTTTTACCGAGAATTCTATGAAGATTTTCAAAATGAATTACAAGAAAATCATTGGGAATCGCTACCGATTATTGATAAATCAATTATGATGAACCATTTCGATGACTTTAATACCGTTGGAATCAAAATGAAAAGAGCTCTTGAAATAGCGTTTGAAGCAGAGAGAACGAGAGATTTCACAGCGAAAATAGCTGATATTTCAATAGGCCTATCGTCAGGTACAAGCGGAAACCGAGGAGTATTTTTAGTGAGTGATAAAGAAGCTGAAATGTGGGCTGGAGCTGTTTTAGCAAAATTATTACCAGGAAGCCTAATTGAGAAGCAGAAAATTGCTTTTTTCCTTAGGGCAAACAATAATTTGTATAGCACAACCGAAAATGGTCGAATAACCTTCCAGTTCTTTGACCTTTTGGATGATTTTTCAACACATATTCACCGTTTAAATGAATTAAAGCCGACCATCATAATAGCACCTCCGTCAATGTTAAGAAAACTAGCAGAATGGCAGATTGAAGATAAAATACTGATACGACCAATAAAAATCGTCTCAGTTGCTGAAGTGTTAGAGGACCTTGATAAAAGGTTTATTGAAAAAGTCTTTCAGCAAACACTTCACCAAGTTTATCAATGTACAGAAGGATTTTTAGCAGCTACATGCTCACATGGAACGCTTCATATGAATGAAGATTTAGTAGCTGTTCAAAAGGAATATTTAGACGAAGAAAAAGGAATTTTTGTGCCAATCTTAACTGATTTTACAAGAACAACCCAGCCAATTATTCGTTATAGACTAAATGACATCCTTATCGAACGGAAAGCTCCTTGTCCCTGTGGATCACACTTTTTAGCATTAGAACGCATTGATGGACGTTGTGATGATTTATTTTATGGTTTCAAAAAAGTTGGAGGAGATGTAGGTGTTCTGTTTCCTGATTTTATTCGAAGAGCTATTATGCTAGCATCAGATCATATTCTTGAATACAAGGTAACTCAAAAGGATCTGAAAACTATTGAAGTAAAACTAAAGGTAAATGCAAGTTCAGAAACAGTGAAAGAAGCAGTCATATCAGAGATAACAAAGCTATGGAATCAAAATCGATTAGTCGTACCAGATATCCACTTTCTACCTTACGATTTAATTCCATCAGATAAAAAAAGGAAGCGAATCGAAAACGCGATGAGAGGACACTTCGATGGTAAAATTGTATGA
- a CDS encoding fumarylacetoacetate hydrolase family protein, translating into MNIIRYKNELNESVLAVLTVENKIYVLPQSDFLSLVREAENKGKTPLLLIEEVIENSLPMKLTLNDLDLLIPVDAPEVWAAGVTYENSKLARNYEASQGYEEKEETFYDKVYNAARPEIFFKSTSARTVAPRGEVYLRSDSNWQIPEPELGLVINKVGKIIGYTIGNDMSCRDIEGENPLYLPQAKVWKNSCSIGPSIRLAETVEDPYNFDITCRIFRKEEKVFEGSANTEQLKRSYTELVSYLLKDNEIFDGTVLLTGTCIVPPNEFTLDHNDRIEIEIEGIGILENTVKKQISQTLPTL; encoded by the coding sequence ATGAATATAATACGGTATAAAAACGAATTAAATGAAAGCGTTTTAGCTGTGTTGACTGTAGAAAATAAAATATATGTTCTACCTCAGTCAGATTTTTTATCTTTAGTTAGGGAAGCGGAAAATAAGGGGAAAACTCCATTGTTACTTATTGAAGAAGTCATTGAAAATTCTCTTCCAATGAAATTGACCTTAAATGATCTAGATTTGTTAATACCAGTAGATGCCCCTGAAGTTTGGGCTGCAGGCGTGACTTATGAAAATAGCAAGCTTGCAAGAAATTACGAGGCTTCCCAAGGGTATGAGGAAAAAGAAGAAACGTTCTATGATAAGGTATACAACGCAGCACGTCCTGAAATCTTTTTCAAATCAACAAGTGCTCGGACGGTTGCACCTAGAGGTGAAGTTTATTTAAGAAGTGACTCAAATTGGCAAATTCCTGAGCCCGAGCTAGGGTTGGTTATAAATAAGGTAGGAAAAATCATTGGTTATACAATTGGAAACGATATGAGCTGTCGAGATATTGAAGGAGAAAATCCCTTGTATCTACCACAAGCAAAAGTCTGGAAAAATTCTTGTTCGATTGGTCCTTCAATTCGTTTAGCAGAAACGGTGGAAGATCCATATAACTTTGATATTACATGTAGAATATTCCGAAAAGAGGAAAAGGTATTTGAAGGTAGTGCAAATACAGAGCAATTAAAACGTAGCTATACAGAGCTAGTTTCCTATTTATTAAAAGATAACGAAATATTTGATGGTACTGTTTTATTAACAGGAACATGTATTGTACCTCCAAATGAATTTACATTGGATCATAATGATCGTATTGAAATTGAAATAGAGGGAATAGGTATTTTGGAGAACACGGTAAAAAAACAGATTTCTCAAACACTTCCAACCTTGTAA
- a CDS encoding Mur ligase family protein, translated as MEHLRLVSILPVLKGEIIKGQENPLIKSVAKGKKYPITNHSIYFHMKKQKIQIPSDVDECVLVVSNISYVKSIKDEGITIVYVQNVKNAYYRFISYYRSLFSLPIIGVTGTCGKTTTKEMIAWILSKDLNVVKTRLSENGLSRNLKYLMQIDNKTDVAVIEMGVDSPDNMLYTAHYFKPEIGVITNIGVDHLEGFHEHDKYIEEKAKMLTAIQNKGVLVLNADDEYTKRINLNDFKGKIVYVSLKKDTMFTASNIRYGKKGMRFNLTYNGTVYPCYVPGFGEHNVYNALYAIAVCMELNIGIIEAIERLKSFKHVRRHTQFKKGINECEIIDDTWSTNPTSIKAALDVLQHASKANKKIVVLGDIEELGQSFVNEYMKVADLVVNSKVDFFVTIGEKSKIMSDRAIELGMDTNKVFHAYDQQAAFDIIQATSDRDTCILVKTSMNLSYSGLIKKLTQF; from the coding sequence ATGGAACATCTCAGACTTGTAAGTATTCTTCCTGTGTTAAAAGGTGAAATCATAAAGGGGCAAGAAAACCCCTTAATAAAAAGTGTAGCAAAAGGTAAGAAATACCCAATCACAAATCATTCAATTTATTTTCATATGAAAAAGCAAAAGATTCAAATTCCTAGTGATGTAGATGAATGTGTACTTGTAGTAAGTAACATATCATATGTAAAAAGTATTAAGGATGAGGGAATTACTATTGTCTATGTTCAGAATGTAAAAAATGCTTATTATAGATTTATAAGCTATTATCGAAGTTTGTTTTCGCTTCCAATAATTGGTGTTACAGGAACTTGTGGTAAAACAACAACAAAAGAAATGATTGCATGGATTTTATCGAAAGATTTAAATGTAGTCAAAACTAGGTTAAGTGAAAATGGATTATCACGAAATCTTAAATATCTCATGCAAATTGATAATAAGACAGACGTAGCTGTCATAGAAATGGGAGTAGACAGCCCTGATAACATGCTTTACACAGCACATTACTTTAAGCCAGAGATTGGCGTTATCACAAACATTGGTGTGGATCATCTTGAAGGATTTCACGAGCATGATAAATACATCGAGGAAAAAGCGAAAATGCTAACAGCAATACAAAATAAGGGTGTACTCGTATTAAATGCAGATGATGAATATACAAAAAGAATAAATTTAAATGATTTTAAAGGGAAAATTGTTTATGTAAGCTTAAAGAAGGATACGATGTTTACAGCTAGTAATATTAGATATGGGAAAAAGGGAATGCGATTTAATTTAACATATAATGGCACGGTCTATCCATGTTATGTACCAGGTTTTGGGGAACATAATGTTTATAACGCATTGTACGCAATTGCTGTTTGTATGGAATTAAATATCGGTATAATCGAAGCAATCGAACGTTTAAAATCATTCAAGCATGTTCGACGCCATACCCAATTTAAAAAAGGGATAAACGAATGTGAAATTATCGATGATACATGGAGTACAAATCCTACATCAATAAAAGCTGCATTGGATGTACTACAACATGCTAGTAAAGCGAATAAAAAAATTGTCGTTCTAGGTGATATTGAGGAACTAGGACAATCTTTTGTAAATGAATATATGAAAGTAGCTGATCTTGTTGTAAACAGTAAAGTAGATTTCTTTGTTACAATCGGAGAAAAATCAAAGATAATGAGTGATCGAGCAATTGAACTCGGAATGGATACAAATAAAGTTTTCCATGCTTATGATCAACAAGCTGCATTTGATATAATACAAGCAACTTCTGATCGTGATACATGTATACTAGTAAAAACGTCTATGAATCTCTCATACAGTGGGCTAATAAAAAAATTAACACAATTTTAA
- a CDS encoding CotY/CotZ family spore coat protein, with the protein MIDSRKEMRNLCILEPLKIIKFHQDFKIDPSLNSFKDRCEHVKVVDTIPFILWNDSGLFELTGYFSDQFEDKKVDSFCTSFFRVENIDEKQKCATLSLLKPFDIDGCLSKEICEIVRLERTPICFAVDLSCFCAIHCLNVKLLTRKIIIEPR; encoded by the coding sequence ATGATTGATTCCCGTAAGGAAATGAGGAACTTATGCATTTTAGAGCCATTGAAAATAATTAAATTCCATCAAGACTTTAAAATAGATCCATCATTAAATAGTTTCAAAGATCGATGTGAACATGTAAAAGTAGTAGATACGATTCCTTTTATATTATGGAATGATAGCGGATTGTTCGAGTTAACAGGATATTTTTCTGATCAATTTGAAGATAAAAAAGTGGACTCATTTTGTACTAGTTTTTTTCGAGTAGAAAATATAGATGAAAAGCAAAAGTGTGCAACTCTTTCTTTGTTAAAACCATTTGACATAGATGGATGTTTGTCAAAAGAGATTTGTGAAATTGTAAGATTAGAAAGAACTCCGATTTGTTTCGCCGTTGATCTATCCTGTTTTTGTGCAATTCACTGCCTTAATGTTAAGTTACTAACTAGAAAAATTATTATCGAGCCAAGATGA
- a CDS encoding ATP-grasp domain-containing protein — protein MNIKRKRVLITGARAPVTLHLCRVLENGGMDVYTADSVPYALAKTTNRIKEFFLYPSPKYETKEFINCLIQIIKKRRIDILMPTCEETFYVSMYKEQLSTYCDVIVDDLEKMRLLHHKERFIRFVEELGLNTPKTKLLVSQVNLPVLMKEFHSDLVLKKVYSRFSDSVIFLKEGEDLPVQVFEDSLWIVQERIYGNQYCSYGCARNGKLLAHSVYKSEFTAGLGATLSYQYTEKPEIEQFVKLIVAKLSFTGQISFDFIVTHAGVAIPIECNPRATSGLHLFGKEIANVISGEQKDLLYPKNETKEAIKLGVLLYGRNNFKSMKQVKRWFQILATYKDITFRKNDIKPFFYQFVSMYFLWRASRINKLTMLEQSTYDISWDGEHS, from the coding sequence TTGAATATTAAGAGAAAGCGAGTTTTGATAACAGGAGCTAGAGCACCCGTTACACTTCACTTATGCAGAGTGTTAGAAAATGGAGGAATGGATGTTTATACTGCCGATAGTGTCCCATATGCGCTTGCAAAAACCACTAATCGGATAAAAGAATTCTTTTTATACCCTTCTCCAAAATATGAAACGAAAGAATTTATTAACTGCTTAATACAGATTATTAAAAAAAGACGAATAGATATACTAATGCCTACTTGTGAAGAGACCTTCTATGTTTCAATGTATAAAGAGCAATTATCAACTTATTGTGATGTAATAGTCGATGATCTTGAAAAAATGAGACTACTTCATCATAAAGAAAGGTTCATCCGATTTGTTGAGGAACTTGGGCTTAATACACCAAAAACAAAATTACTAGTATCACAAGTAAATCTACCAGTTCTTATGAAGGAATTTCATAGTGATCTAGTATTGAAAAAAGTCTATTCTAGGTTTTCTGATTCGGTAATTTTTCTAAAAGAAGGAGAAGATTTACCGGTACAAGTATTTGAAGATTCACTTTGGATAGTGCAGGAGCGAATATATGGAAACCAATACTGTTCTTATGGATGCGCTAGAAATGGGAAATTACTAGCACATTCTGTATATAAATCCGAATTCACAGCTGGCTTAGGTGCAACACTCTCGTATCAATATACAGAAAAACCAGAAATTGAGCAATTTGTTAAATTAATCGTTGCGAAGCTATCATTTACAGGACAAATATCATTTGATTTTATCGTCACTCATGCTGGTGTAGCTATCCCAATAGAATGCAATCCACGGGCAACAAGTGGATTGCATTTATTTGGGAAAGAAATCGCCAATGTAATAAGCGGTGAACAGAAAGATCTCCTTTATCCTAAAAATGAAACAAAAGAAGCTATTAAGTTAGGTGTTCTTCTTTATGGCAGAAACAATTTTAAATCAATGAAGCAAGTAAAAAGATGGTTTCAAATACTTGCAACATATAAAGATATTACATTTCGAAAAAATGATATAAAGCCTTTTTTCTATCAATTTGTGAGTATGTACTTTTTGTGGAGGGCAAGTCGTATTAATAAACTGACTATGCTAGAGCAGTCAACGTATGATATTAGCTGGGATGGTGAACATTCTTGA
- a CDS encoding MBL fold metallo-hydrolase — translation MKISTLKLYECGYCTHPEKIVLPNETLKSIEFPATVALIKHPIKGYILFDTGYTTHFSEATKKFPYSLYAKLTPVFFTEEKSIKKQLEKDGIKAEEINTIILSHFHGDHTGGLKDFPDAKILTFRKGYEPIKSMSKLHALTKGCLLDLIPEDIDTRISFIDQAEIKLDIGYGEFTTGFDVFGDNSIIAVDLTGHAIGQFGIFVNLQSGKRVLLCADAVWLSQAYEKLIFPHKVANLLIEDIKAYKKNVIKLHQLSRTNSEIDILPTHCQKTWELVKKGFVYE, via the coding sequence ATGAAAATTAGTACGTTAAAGCTTTACGAATGCGGTTATTGTACACACCCGGAAAAGATAGTTTTACCAAATGAAACACTAAAGTCAATAGAGTTCCCTGCAACGGTTGCTTTAATAAAGCATCCAATAAAGGGGTATATCCTTTTCGATACGGGCTATACAACACATTTTAGCGAAGCAACTAAAAAATTCCCCTATTCACTATATGCAAAGTTAACACCGGTTTTCTTTACAGAAGAAAAGTCGATAAAGAAACAATTGGAAAAAGACGGGATTAAGGCTGAGGAAATAAATACGATCATCCTTTCTCATTTTCATGGCGACCATACTGGTGGGTTGAAGGATTTCCCAGATGCGAAAATTTTAACATTTAGAAAAGGCTATGAACCTATTAAATCAATGAGTAAATTGCACGCTTTAACAAAAGGATGTTTACTAGATTTGATTCCAGAAGACATTGATACGCGTATTTCTTTCATTGATCAAGCTGAAATTAAGCTAGACATTGGCTATGGGGAATTTACTACTGGATTTGATGTGTTCGGAGATAATTCGATAATAGCAGTAGATTTAACAGGACATGCGATTGGACAATTTGGTATTTTTGTGAATCTTCAGAGTGGAAAAAGGGTTTTACTATGTGCTGATGCGGTATGGTTAAGCCAAGCCTATGAAAAACTCATTTTCCCTCATAAAGTTGCAAATTTATTAATTGAAGATATCAAAGCGTATAAGAAAAATGTAATAAAACTTCATCAATTATCAAGAACAAATTCTGAAATAGATATTTTACCAACACATTGTCAAAAAACGTGGGAGCTTGTGAAAAAGGGGTTTGTTTATGAATAA
- a CDS encoding beta-ketoacyl-ACP synthase III yields the protein MKRNIKIKGIGTYLPKRLIKAEEIDQLLSTKSGWSKRKSGVKERYFVRDETASYMGAEAAKKAVQDAGLTLTDIDCLISGSGTIEQAIPCNAALLQEQLGLQYSGIPAFDINSTCLSFVTALDMISYAIVCGRYKNVLIISSEISSIGLNWDQDESSILFGDGAVAVVLSKSTDGSGIICSHMETYSAGAHLSEIRGGGTKIHPREYNEQTKDDFLFDMDGRAIFKLSFKLLPRFIETLFSTTNLTMEDIDMVIPHQASASAMKIIRKKLGVEESRFMNIIENYGNMIAASIPMALFEAIQQGRVKRGDKVLLLGTSAGLSIGGIVLEY from the coding sequence ATGAAACGTAATATAAAAATAAAAGGTATCGGCACATATTTACCAAAACGATTGATCAAAGCGGAAGAAATCGATCAATTACTTTCAACAAAAAGTGGGTGGTCTAAAAGAAAATCAGGTGTGAAGGAACGGTATTTTGTTAGAGATGAAACAGCTTCTTATATGGGTGCAGAGGCTGCTAAAAAAGCAGTTCAAGATGCTGGTCTAACTTTAACAGATATTGATTGTTTGATTAGTGGGAGTGGTACGATTGAGCAAGCAATCCCTTGTAATGCCGCATTGCTTCAGGAACAACTAGGTCTTCAGTATTCTGGTATTCCTGCATTTGATATTAACTCAACTTGTTTAAGCTTTGTTACCGCTCTAGATATGATCTCCTATGCAATTGTTTGTGGTAGGTATAAGAATGTATTAATAATATCTTCTGAGATTTCATCAATAGGACTAAACTGGGATCAAGACGAGAGCTCAATTTTGTTTGGGGATGGTGCTGTTGCGGTTGTTTTATCCAAATCAACGGATGGTTCAGGAATAATATGCTCACATATGGAAACATATAGTGCTGGTGCTCATTTATCTGAAATTAGAGGTGGAGGCACTAAAATCCATCCTAGAGAATATAACGAACAAACAAAAGATGATTTTTTATTTGATATGGATGGGAGGGCCATCTTTAAATTATCCTTTAAACTTCTGCCACGGTTTATTGAAACACTCTTTTCAACTACAAATCTTACAATGGAAGATATCGATATGGTGATCCCTCACCAAGCAAGCGCATCTGCGATGAAGATAATCCGGAAAAAGCTAGGAGTAGAAGAGTCGAGGTTTATGAATATTATTGAAAACTATGGAAATATGATTGCAGCATCGATTCCAATGGCGTTATTTGAAGCTATTCAACAAGGAAGAGTGAAAAGAGGAGATAAAGTTTTACTATTAGGAACTTCAGCTGGATTATCCATTGGAGGCATCGTACTTGAATATTAA
- a CDS encoding NAD-dependent epimerase/dehydratase family protein, whose protein sequence is MNILVTGATGFLGKKLAFRLVSLGYNVTGIGRNKEVGETLKKVGIRFEEANLEDSERIIELCKDKDYVFHCGALSSPWGKYQDFYAANVLGTKNIIEGCKKWYVKRLIHVSTPSLYFYYDERINVKESDPLPKKFVNHYAKTKYIAELEIDKAFHEGLPTITIRPRAIFGPGDNAILPRLIKVCEKGMFPKIGKGYVEVDITYVENVVDALLLCLTSREETLGRKYNITNGVRVNLYEMLEEVMGQLGKTVSYKELSYNKAFFIARTLEYISTIFLGGKEPLLTRYTVSVLSKSQTLSLEKAQQELGYIPAVSIEQGTKEFVAWWKKHEN, encoded by the coding sequence TTGAACATATTAGTAACCGGTGCAACAGGATTTTTAGGTAAGAAATTAGCTTTTAGACTTGTTTCACTTGGATACAATGTTACTGGCATTGGACGAAATAAAGAGGTGGGGGAGACGTTAAAAAAGGTAGGGATTCGATTTGAAGAAGCGAACTTAGAGGACAGCGAGAGAATCATTGAACTTTGTAAAGATAAAGATTATGTATTTCATTGTGGTGCACTATCTTCTCCATGGGGAAAATATCAGGATTTTTATGCAGCAAATGTTCTAGGGACTAAAAACATCATTGAAGGCTGTAAGAAATGGTATGTGAAACGGCTCATACATGTATCGACACCTAGCCTTTATTTTTACTATGACGAGCGTATAAATGTAAAAGAATCTGATCCATTACCTAAAAAGTTCGTTAACCATTATGCGAAAACGAAATATATAGCAGAATTAGAGATTGATAAAGCGTTTCATGAAGGCCTGCCAACAATTACAATCCGTCCAAGAGCTATTTTTGGCCCGGGTGATAATGCAATTTTACCTAGGTTAATTAAAGTATGTGAAAAGGGCATGTTTCCAAAGATCGGAAAGGGCTATGTCGAAGTCGATATTACATATGTAGAAAATGTTGTTGATGCATTATTGCTTTGTCTAACATCAAGGGAAGAAACACTAGGTAGAAAATATAATATTACAAATGGTGTACGAGTAAATCTATATGAAATGCTTGAAGAAGTGATGGGTCAACTAGGTAAGACTGTATCTTATAAGGAACTTTCTTATAATAAGGCTTTTTTTATAGCTAGGACACTTGAATACATATCAACCATTTTCTTAGGTGGAAAAGAACCATTACTAACTCGGTATACTGTTAGTGTTCTTTCGAAATCACAAACATTATCACTGGAAAAGGCTCAACAAGAATTGGGCTATATTCCTGCTGTTTCAATAGAACAGGGGACAAAGGAGTTCGTAGCATGGTGGAAAAAACATGAAAATTAG
- a CDS encoding YheC/YheD family protein: protein MHGKELKRITRQELEDHLKGKLKNKYIMQPFIECKTKSGLAYDFRLHVQKNENKKWVIALIYPRINGDGKLTSNISSGGFRGELTSFLDQEFGQESPQVVQLLQNFALSFSEHLDQIYNCSFDELGIDVGIDVNRKLWIYEVNWRPGSKHREFEVAKQMIPYAMSLHAN, encoded by the coding sequence TTGCATGGTAAAGAACTGAAACGAATAACAAGGCAAGAGCTAGAAGATCATTTGAAGGGAAAACTAAAGAACAAATATATTATGCAGCCCTTTATTGAGTGTAAAACAAAATCAGGATTAGCGTATGACTTTCGGTTACATGTTCAAAAAAATGAAAATAAAAAGTGGGTGATAGCTCTTATCTATCCAAGAATTAATGGGGATGGAAAATTAACAAGTAATATTAGCAGTGGGGGATTTAGAGGGGAATTAACTTCTTTCTTAGATCAGGAATTTGGTCAAGAGAGTCCACAGGTAGTTCAATTATTACAAAACTTTGCCTTATCGTTTTCTGAACATCTTGATCAAATTTACAACTGTTCCTTTGATGAACTTGGAATTGATGTAGGAATCGATGTAAATAGGAAGCTTTGGATTTATGAAGTTAATTGGAGACCAGGCTCTAAACATAGGGAATTTGAAGTTGCTAAACAAATGATTCCTTATGCAATGAGTCTACATGCAAACTAA